A DNA window from Helianthus annuus cultivar XRQ/B chromosome 15, HanXRQr2.0-SUNRISE, whole genome shotgun sequence contains the following coding sequences:
- the LOC110914572 gene encoding uncharacterized protein LOC110914572: MESKFSDIYSNGSWRWPEAWRDTFPVLIQLDQLTFDSNKEDKLLWRSGDQFREFSSAGVWASIRHRHLDVEWCPIVWFSQCIPRHAFLMWLIMRRKLLTQDKILKWDFSRRKNMNMMCCLLCYADHDSHNHLFFECNFSTRVWQGVRHKVGMDSVNAKWVDIVDWLLVRSKSKSVVNYVARLLVAASAYFIWQERNARMFKNQLRPPETISALIIQQVWYKLMGAKLKDCANVRRLLGDWEIVTSELANGDG; the protein is encoded by the coding sequence ATGGAGTCTAAATTTTCTGATATTTACTCTAATGGTTCTTGGAGATGGCCAGAAGCGTGGAGAGACACTTTTCCTGTTCTTATCCAACTTGATCAGCTGACATTTGATTCGAACAAGGAAGATAAACTTTTGTGGCGTTCAGGTGATCAGTTTCGTGAGTTCTCTTCGGCTGGGGTTTGGGCTTCTATCAGGCACCGTCATTTGGATGTTGAGTGGTGCCCTATTGTTTGGTTCTCGCAGTGCATTCCGCGACATGCGTTTTTAATGTGGTTAATCATGAGGCGAAAGCTGCTTACCCAGGATAAGATTCTGAAGTGGGATTTTTCGCGGCGTAAGAATATGAATATGATGTGCTGCCTGCTATGTTATGCTGATCATGATTCTCATAATCATTTGTTCTTTGAATGCAATTTCTCTACTCGAGTTTGGCAGGGTGTTAGACATAAAGTGGGAATGGATTCAGTCAATGCGAAGTGGGTGGATATCGTTGATTGGCTTTTAGTGCGGTCCAAGTCCAAATCTGTAGTCAACTACGTTGCTCGATTACTAGTTGCGGCCAGTGCTTATTTCATATGGCAGGAGAGGAATGCGAGAATGTTCAAGAACCAATTAAGACCTCCTGAAACTATAAGTGCTCTAATTATCCAACAGGTTTGGTACAAATTAATGGGTGCGAAGCTTAAAGATTGTGCGAATGTGAGAAGGCTGCTAGGCGATTGGGAGATTGTTACCTCTGAGCTCGCAAATGGTGATGGCTGA